A single genomic interval of Musa acuminata AAA Group cultivar baxijiao chromosome BXJ3-4, Cavendish_Baxijiao_AAA, whole genome shotgun sequence harbors:
- the LOC135635771 gene encoding uncharacterized protein LOC135635771, whose translation MLKANLGAVNPIQGALWFPGKKMDGYVAAPLSARALEIARSREQLLALLRDLPESEHELSLTDLVEEGSAAASSLVNENTSRREGELSRSTVIKERKKKRHSRSSFGSSGDGVLLNFYVPTSLARSITTARPIGGGTLATATTDCNKRSFGCWSAFWERGKKSRSQELQKNASNRISHSFY comes from the exons ATGCTGAAGGCCAATTTAGGGGCTGTCAATCCAATCCAGGGAGCTCTTTGGTTTCCTGGCAAGAAGATGGATGGCTATGTGGCGGCTCCTCTGTCAGCAAGAGCACTTGAGATCGCCAGGAGCAGAGAACAACTCCTAGCCCTCCTGCGTGATCTCCCGGAGTCTGAGCACGAGCTCTCCCTCACCGACCTCGTCGAGGAAGGATCTGCTGCTGCTAGTTCACTTGTGAACGAGAACACATCTCGGCGCGAAGGAGAGCTGAGCAGGAGCACGGTGattaaggaaagaaagaagaagcgaCACAGCAGAAGTAGCTTTGGCAGCAGCGGTGACGGTGTGCTTCTGAACTTCTACGTGCCGACATCCTTGGCACGAAGCATCACCACGGCGAGGCCGATCGGTGGCGGGACTTTGGCCACTGCAACAACAGACTGCAACAAGAG GAGTTTTGGATGTTGGTCCGCCTTTTGGGAGCGAGGGAAGAAATCAAGGAGCCAGGAGCTTCAAAAGAATGCGTCGAACAGGATCAGTCATAGCTTTTATTGA
- the LOC103979495 gene encoding protein FATTY ACID EXPORT 4, chloroplastic — protein MASISSAAAHLSRSRGPLLFLSSPSPSALNRPACLRISSLPGGAHSIKKSNGAKRYGCCKIPSPTLRCSAQLLGDLAPATSAAYGTLLLGGGLFAYVKSRSKGSILGGLSGACLMAVAYYLMQSPETKELGIAIGFGSAFLFASVFGIRLVATRKFMPSGLLLSLSVGVLAVFLSAYTQAKV, from the exons ATGGCGTCGATTTCGTCGGCAGCTGCCCATCTCTCTCGCAGTCGTGgccctctcctcttcctctcttcgccTTCTCCTTCCGCTCTCAATCGCCCAGCCTGCCTCCGTATCTCTTCCTTGCCGGGCGGCGCCCACTCCATAAAGAAGAGTAATGGTGCGAAGAGGTATGGCTGCTGCAAGATCCCCTCTCCCACTCTTCGTTGTAGCGCGCAGCTCCTTGGCGACCTCGCCCCCGCCACGTCCGCCGCCTACGGCACCCTCCTCCTCGGCGGCGGCCTCTTCGCTT ATGTGAAATCGAGGAGCAAGGGGTCCATTCTTGGAGGGCTTTCGGGAGCCTGCCTCATGGCCGTT GCATATTATCTGATGCAATCACCAGAGACAAAGGAATTAGGTATAGCCATTGGCTTCGGATCAGCTTTTCTCTTCGCCTCTGTATTTG GTATACGATTGGTTGCCACTCGAAAATTCATGCCTTCTGGACTTCTATTGAGTCTTTCTGTTGGTGTGCTGGCAGTGTTCCTTTCTGCTTATACGCAAGCAAAAGTCTAA
- the LOC103979493 gene encoding heavy metal-associated isoprenylated plant protein 39 isoform X1 yields MKKIVLKVDLHDNKDKQKAMKAVSTLPGIDSIAMDMKEMKMTVIGAADPIDVVGKLRKCWPTDIVSIGPKEEPKKEDGKKEEPKKDDAEKKKEAEKMIKELVDAYKAYNPCMTTHYYVHSAEENPNACVIL; encoded by the exons ATGAAG AAAATTGTGTTGAAAGTGGACTTGCACGATAACAAGGACAAGCAAAAGGCGATGAAGGCCGTCTCCACGCTTCCAG GGATCGATTCCATCGCGATGGACATGAAGGAGATGAAGATGACGGTGATCGGCGCCGCCGATCCTATCGACGTCGTGGGCAAACTGCGGAAATGCTGGCCCACCGACATCGTCTCGATCGGGCCGAAGGAAGAGCCGAAGAAGGAAGATGGCAAGAAGGAGGAGCCGAAGAAGGACGAcgcggagaagaagaaggaggcggAGAAGATGATCAAGGAGCTGGTCGATGCTTACAAGGCATATAATCCCTGCATGACCACGCACTACTACGTCCACAGCGCAGAGGAGAATCCCAATGCTTGTGTGATCCTTTGA
- the LOC103979493 gene encoding heavy metal-associated isoprenylated plant protein 39 isoform X2 codes for MKAVSTLPGIDSIAMDMKEMKMTVIGAADPIDVVGKLRKCWPTDIVSIGPKEEPKKEDGKKEEPKKDDAEKKKEAEKMIKELVDAYKAYNPCMTTHYYVHSAEENPNACVIL; via the exons ATGAAGGCCGTCTCCACGCTTCCAG GGATCGATTCCATCGCGATGGACATGAAGGAGATGAAGATGACGGTGATCGGCGCCGCCGATCCTATCGACGTCGTGGGCAAACTGCGGAAATGCTGGCCCACCGACATCGTCTCGATCGGGCCGAAGGAAGAGCCGAAGAAGGAAGATGGCAAGAAGGAGGAGCCGAAGAAGGACGAcgcggagaagaagaaggaggcggAGAAGATGATCAAGGAGCTGGTCGATGCTTACAAGGCATATAATCCCTGCATGACCACGCACTACTACGTCCACAGCGCAGAGGAGAATCCCAATGCTTGTGTGATCCTTTGA